The nucleotide window AAGGCGTTTAACCGCTGGTATCACACCAATACCCATGCCCACAAGCAGGCGGGTTACCGTGCCGTTACCCTCACCCTGAAAAAGACTTCCCGGGTGCCGGGCGACATTACCCACGAGCAACTGGACGCAGTGGCTGAGCTGGCTGACAGCTACAGCTTTGGAGAGATCCGCAACAGCCACCAGCAGAACATGGTGCTCGCGGATGTTGCTGCCAGCGACCTGTTTACCCTCTGGCAGAAGCTGGACGCGCTGGGCTTTGCTACACCCAACCTCGGTCTGCTCACCGATATGGTCTGCTGCCCCGGTGGCGACCTGTGTGCCTTGGCCAACGCCAAGTCCATCCCGATTGCCGAGTCCATCCAGCATCGCTTCTCGGACCTGGATTACCTGCATGACCTTGGCACGCTGGACCTGAACATTTCCGGCTGCATGAACGCCTGTGGGCACCATCACATTGGTCATATCGGTATCCTGGGTGTGGACAAGAAAGGTAAAGAGTTCTACCAGATCACTCTGGGTGGCCGTGGTGACAAATTTACTCGCGTAGGCGAGAAGCTGGGTCCGTCATTCGAGGCCGACGAAGTCACTGATGTGGTTGAAAAAATCATCAACCTCTACGTGGAAAAGCGTCACGAAAACGAGCCCTTCATCGACACCTACGAACGCATTGGTATGGACACGTTCAAGGAGCGCATCTATGGGTAAGGTCATCGTTGATGGTGCCATCGTGGACAACCAGTGGCAGCGTCTGGAAGCGGAATCACTGGAGAATGGTCTGCCGGAAGGCAAGGTCATTGTTCCCCTCGCCTACTGGCAGAGCAACCGTGACGAGCTAATCAGCCGTGGCGACGTGGCTGTTTGGCTTGCGCCGGGTGAAGAGCCTCGCGACCTGGAAGACGATCTGGAAAGGTTTGAACTGATTGCCATCCACTTCCCGGCATTCAAGGATGGGCGAGGTTACTCCTACGCACGCGAGCTGCGCACCCGCTACAAGTTCCAGGGGGAAATTCGTGCCACCGGGGATGTGCTGCGCGACCAGTTGTTCTACCTGCAACGCTGCGGCTTCAATGCCTTTGAAGTACGTGCGGACCGCAGCATAGAAGAAGCCATCGCCGGGCTGCAGGATTTCACCGTGACCTATCAAGGGGATGTGACTGACCCGCGACCGATTTACCGTCGCGCCTGATCAGAAACATTTCCCTCGAAACGAAAACGCCGCTGCTAGAACCAGCGGCGTTTTCGCATCCAGATCATCACGCCAATCGCGATGACAGTCATCACGCCACAGAACCACCAGAATGCTCGGTCATTCTCCACTCCAGGCAGACCGCCCACATTGATCCCGAACAGGCCGGTCAGGAAGCCCAGGGGCAGGAACAATGCAGAGATAATGGCCAACAAGTACATACGATCATTGATCGCCTCGTTTTGTACCGCAAACACTTCTTCCTGCAGCAAGGTAGCATGCTCCCGGGCCGCGTCCAGGTCTTCGACCAACCGCAGCAAACGATCCGTAGCCTCGCGAATCTGTACCACATCACTTTCCGGAAAGAATCGATCCGTCTGCAACTTCACCAGCGCCTCACGCTGCGGCGTGAGGTAACGACGCAGGGTAATCGCCCGCCGTCGCAGCAAACCCAACTGTGAGGTCAATGATGCGGTTGGTGACGCGTCAAGCTGCTCCGCACAGCCCTCCACTTCCGTTTCCAGATTTTCGATAACGTCTTCCATTCGCCAGGTCAACTCGTCCACCAGCGCGGCCACCAGTTCGGTGGCGGACTGCGGCCCCTCCCCGACCGAAAGAGATTCCTCAACGGTCTCTACGGACACCAGCGTGCGCTTCTGGGTGCTGATCACACCGTGCGGCCCCAGCCACAGTCGCAGTGCAATCATGTCTTCCGGACGTGCCCCAGGCTGCAAATTGACGCCCCGAAGATACACCAGCAGGCCTCCAGCCACTTCTGTGGCACGCGGGCGGGTTTCTGCAGCCGTGAGTGCATCGACAACACGATCCGGAATACCGTTGGACTGCAACCACGCAAGACTCTGTGGCTGAGTGTAATCAAGATGAACCCAATGGGTACGGTCGGACTGGAGCGTGTCAGAAGCCGCAAAAGGGATACTCCCCCCCTCATCATTCAGGTAGCACCCAATTTTCAGCCAGTTATTCTTGTCCATTCGCATTCCTTGTCAGGCCGGGGTTATTTTCAGGATGATGCCCCATTCCCGTCAGATGAATCCATAGCAAAGATGTAGCGCCAGAATGCAAAAAGGCGGAAATACCTTCCGGGTATTTCCGCCTTTTTATCCGATCTTGAACAAACAAGACAAGCGTCTGATCATCCACTAATCCATCAGGGCAAACGCACCACCACACGGCCGCGCACGCCCCCCTTTAGGATCTTCGCCACCCATTCATTCACGTCTTCAAGAGTAATTTCGGCGGCTTCCAGTTGGCTCATGCCACCCGGGATCCATTCGTCTGCGAGCAGCTGCCACATTTGCTGCTTGATCTCTACCGGCAATTCCACGCTGTCCACGCCGAGCAGATTGACGCCGCGTAGAATGAACGGAAACACAGTCATGTTCAGCTCCGGGGAGCCGGCCAGACCGCAGCACGCCACACTGCCGCCGTATTTGACACTCTTCAGTGCGGTGGTCAGCGCGTCCCCCCCCACACAATCGATAGCACCCGCCCATTGCTCCTTGAGCATGGGCTTGCCGGCATTCTCGAGAAACGCATCACGGCTGATCACTTCGCTGGCACCCAGCTGTTTCAGCCAGTCCACGGCATCCTGTTTGCCAGACACCGCCGCAACCTGAAAACCCAATTTGGCCAGAATCGCCACGCTGATACTGCCTACACCACCGGTAGCACCAGTCACCAGCACCGGCCCCTGCTCAGGATTGACGCCGGTATCCAGCAGGGATTCTACACACAGGGCCGCTGTGAGCCCGGCGGTGCCGAGTACCATGGCATCGCGAGGGCTCAAACCTTCAGGCAGTGGCACCAGCCATTCCGCAGGCACACGAATGTACTCGGCATAACCGCCATCGGTATTCATACCCAGGTCGTAGCCGGTACAGATCACCGCATCCCCTTTGGAGAAAGGCCCATCCCCGGCCTCTTCCACCACGCCCACAGCATCAATGCCGGGGGTATGAGGAAAATTACGCGTTACGCCCTTGTTACCAGTGGCAGACAGCGCGTCCTTGAAGTTCAGAGAAGACCACTGCACCCGGACCAGCACACCTTCGCTGCCAAGTTCTGACAGATCCCGTTCAACCAGGTCCGTCTGGAACCCCCCGTCAACTTCTCGGGTCTGCAATGCCTGGAATGTCATAGCTCTTCTCCTGAACGTAAGAGGATCAATGTATCTGGCGCTGGCTACCGCGATGCCAGAGTTTCTCGATAACGCGCTGCAACGTGGCTTCCATGGAGAAACCCAGTCGCTCGCCCAGCTTGCGTTTCACTTCCCAGTTCACCTGATAGAGGGTGACGGAGTCCTTGCGCTGCTGCAGTAACTCATCGCTGGTCATAATCTCATCCACCAGCCCCAGCTCCTTGGCCTGAAGCCCAAACCAGTGCTCCCCGGTGGCCACCTTGTCGAGATCAAGTCCGCGGCGATTATCACGGACAAAGTCCTTGAAGAGGCGATGGGTGTCTTCCAGCTCTTCCTGAAACTTGGCCCGGCCTTTGTCGGTGTTCTCGCCCAGCATGGTCAGGGTACGCTTGTATTCACCCGCTGTCATAAGCTCCACATCGATATCATTTTTCTTCAGTAACCGATGGAAGTTGGGGATCTGGGCGACGACGCCAATGGAGCCGATGATGGAAAATGGGGCAGCGACAATGCGATCCGCAATACAAGCCATCATGTAGCCGCCACTGGCAGCCACACGATCCACAGCGACCGTCAATTTGATCCCGGCATTGCGGATGCGGCGCAGCTGGGATGACGCCAACCCATAGCTGTGCACCAGCCCACCCGGGCTCTCCAGGCGAACCAGCACTTCATCATTCTGGTTGGCTACCTGCAGGATTGCGCTGATCTCACGACGCAGGGTTTCCACATCGCTGGCCTGTACATCGCCATCGAAATCCAGAACGAAAAGGCGTGGCGGAATCTTGTCTTCCGTTCCTGCCTTTTTCTTTTGCTTCGCCTCGCGCTTTTCCTGCTTTTGCTTCTCTTTATGAGCTTTCTTGCGCTGAGCTTCAGGAAGAATTTCGGCTTCCAGCGCATCTTTCAGGTCTTCAAACTCATCATTCAGGTGGCGGACCTTCAGTTCGCCATCTTCACCTCCCTTGTGGCGCCCGCGGGAAGCAGAGGCAGCAATACCCCCAATAATGAACAACAGCGCCACCACCAGGGTGGCCACTTTGGCAAGAAACATGCCGTACTCAGAAAGAAACGCGATCACGATGTACCTGCTTGATTGAAAATGGATGCCTGTCTCACAGGCAGAATCCGCAAGATTCTACCTAAGCGAGACGGCCGGGGATACTTGAGGGCGGGCCAACCTGCGGCGATTGGCCCGGTGTGAAATCAGTTCCAGCCTGAAATAGCCTGCTGGGCACTGCCATTCATGGGGCGGGCCACCAGGCCTGTCTGACCTGCAGTCACTTCAAAAAGGGCGCCATCGGCCATCGGCAGATAGGCGGCGCTACCGTAACGGGCATCAATTAGCAGGCTCCATCCATCCTTGGCCATTTTCCACACATCCAGCCCTACCGGGTCACGATGGAGGTTGTAGACTGTGCGGTCTTGGGAGCGTTCGTCTTCCAAGGCGTAGTATCGGCCGGAAATGCGGTCCAGTTGATAGCCTGGCTTCAGCCCCATGAGAGCGAACGGCATCTTCCACTTGATGATCCGCGCATCCAGCTGCCACTGGTCTCCCTTAAGACGAAAGTCCTCAGCGATACCGTCGGTGCGAGTCACCGTGGCAATAAACGATTGCTCACCGGATTGACGGAAGCTGACCGTGGCCACGGGCACTTCCTGGGCATATTCACGGTAGCCATAGATGTTGAGCGCAAAAATACTCAAGTAAATAGCTACGCCCACCAATAGCAGGCCTCCAGTGCCCTTGAGCCACTGCAACAACCACTTCTGGCGCAGCA belongs to Alcanivorax sediminis and includes:
- a CDS encoding DUF934 domain-containing protein gives rise to the protein MGKVIVDGAIVDNQWQRLEAESLENGLPEGKVIVPLAYWQSNRDELISRGDVAVWLAPGEEPRDLEDDLERFELIAIHFPAFKDGRGYSYARELRTRYKFQGEIRATGDVLRDQLFYLQRCGFNAFEVRADRSIEEAIAGLQDFTVTYQGDVTDPRPIYRRA
- a CDS encoding zinc transporter ZntB yields the protein MDKNNWLKIGCYLNDEGGSIPFAASDTLQSDRTHWVHLDYTQPQSLAWLQSNGIPDRVVDALTAAETRPRATEVAGGLLVYLRGVNLQPGARPEDMIALRLWLGPHGVISTQKRTLVSVETVEESLSVGEGPQSATELVAALVDELTWRMEDVIENLETEVEGCAEQLDASPTASLTSQLGLLRRRAITLRRYLTPQREALVKLQTDRFFPESDVVQIREATDRLLRLVEDLDAAREHATLLQEEVFAVQNEAINDRMYLLAIISALFLPLGFLTGLFGINVGGLPGVENDRAFWWFCGVMTVIAIGVMIWMRKRRWF
- a CDS encoding YhdH/YhfP family quinone oxidoreductase, coding for MTFQALQTREVDGGFQTDLVERDLSELGSEGVLVRVQWSSLNFKDALSATGNKGVTRNFPHTPGIDAVGVVEEAGDGPFSKGDAVICTGYDLGMNTDGGYAEYIRVPAEWLVPLPEGLSPRDAMVLGTAGLTAALCVESLLDTGVNPEQGPVLVTGATGGVGSISVAILAKLGFQVAAVSGKQDAVDWLKQLGASEVISRDAFLENAGKPMLKEQWAGAIDCVGGDALTTALKSVKYGGSVACCGLAGSPELNMTVFPFILRGVNLLGVDSVELPVEIKQQMWQLLADEWIPGGMSQLEAAEITLEDVNEWVAKILKGGVRGRVVVRLP
- the sohB gene encoding protease SohB, which produces MIAFLSEYGMFLAKVATLVVALLFIIGGIAASASRGRHKGGEDGELKVRHLNDEFEDLKDALEAEILPEAQRKKAHKEKQKQEKREAKQKKKAGTEDKIPPRLFVLDFDGDVQASDVETLRREISAILQVANQNDEVLVRLESPGGLVHSYGLASSQLRRIRNAGIKLTVAVDRVAASGGYMMACIADRIVAAPFSIIGSIGVVAQIPNFHRLLKKNDIDVELMTAGEYKRTLTMLGENTDKGRAKFQEELEDTHRLFKDFVRDNRRGLDLDKVATGEHWFGLQAKELGLVDEIMTSDELLQQRKDSVTLYQVNWEVKRKLGERLGFSMEATLQRVIEKLWHRGSQRQIH